The stretch of DNA gttctttttaaaataatttgatattattaatgATGTAAAGAGAAAAGGTACACATACCAAAGACTAAGCGTTACATATTCATGAGAGGGAATGGAAAGGGAAGAACAGCCATAGTTTGGTCTCAAAGCTCCTCCGATAACATTGATTCTGCTACCTTCAAAGTTGAAGCCCGTGATTTCATTGCATTTGGAATTAGCTTCAAGGTTCGCTCTTATTATATCTCCCGATTACGAGTTTTGATAggtcaatatttaaaaaagagtCTCATTGTTAGAGATATCATCATTTGTGTTTTCTTTAAttaacttaaattaaaaaaaaaataattttataatatatgatATCAAAAATTTTATGACCAAAAAGTTTAGAATTTGATTTTTGGTATTCttctaaaagagaaaaaaaataacataagacaaataaaaaaaattataaaaaaaattcaaaaaccaaaagaaaCTCTTACCTAATAATACCAATTAGAAATATAATCATTCATATGTTTCATGTTCATCACTTTAACTTTTGAAAGAAGTAATTTTAGgacatttataaaaataattataactcCAAATATTTGTACATTATTGCAGAACGAAGCACCAACGGGTATTGCATATACCTCACAGAATCAATCGGTGGCAGCATTTGTGGCTGCAGACAAAATTGCATTTTACCATTGTGCATTTTTCAGTACTCATAACACTCTCTTTGATTACAAAGGCAGACACTACTATGAGTCTTGCTACATTCAAGGCTCAATTGATTTCATTTTTGGCCGTGGCAGATCCATCTTTGAGgtaattcattaattaattaactttaatttaatcTGTTTgcttgattttaattaattaatctaatGCTGATGAGTCATATAATACATACAGGGGTGTGAGATATTTGTAATTGATGACAAAAGGGTCACAATTCATGGGTCAATCACAGCACAAAACAGGGAGAGTGAACGAGAGATAAGTGGATTCATATTCAATAAATGCAGGGTTTATGGCATTGGTGGGGTGTACCTAGGAAGGGCTAAGGGTCCTTATTCTAGGACCATTTTTGCTCACTCTTATCTCTCCAAGACTGTTGTTCCTGAGGGTTGGACCAATTGGAGCTATGATGGTCCCACAAAGTAAGAAACTCTTCATCATCATACACAAACACTGAAACACACTTACCTTTCAttagaaaacaacaaaataaatctaaaacaaaaataatttctaaaaaaataatttagatatttactcaaatttttattaatgttaattaattaattaattaatgatggtAACTGAACCGCAGGAATCTGTATCATGCTGAGTACAAGTGCTATGGACCAGGAGCCACAAGAGAGGGAAGAGCTTCATGGTCAAGACAACTTAGTGACCAAGAAGTTGCTTCATTTTTGTCTGTTGATTACATAGATGGCAAGAATTGGTTGCCAGCGTGGCACTAATTAATTTCACCCATAACATCAAAGGCACACTCAAAAACACGTATTGCTAGATACATACCCACTTTGTTAAGACAGCTTGTACTTTAAATATTAAGTACTCTATGATGAGAATCAAGTCTAGGATAGATAGAATCCATGTTTAAGAATGGTTTGAATTAACAAGTTCCATGTTCCTGTCTTCTTTGGCGTGCTCGTTTAGTTTTAATTAAGGCAACTAGTTGATttgcaattaacaagaaataaaGATATTCCCCCTAAGCTAGACACCAAAAAAATTGTCTATCTCCTTATTTATAATGATTAAGAATTTTACCACAAAAATGatccaaaatatttaaaaatactacaaaaatattcaatagtAGAAAAaagctttttttatttatgcaatTGACTAAGATGGCAAACAGAGTTGCCAATGTAAGTATGTGATATCTATTGTACAGATCGATCAAGTTTTACCTTTAACAATTCTAATTGAGAAcctaatttatttctaattcttCCAAAATCTGAATCCTAATTTGTCTCAGATTCTCTCCAACCACACATTTCTTCTCTACCTCGAGCCTCACCACACCAAATCGTTGCTACTCCTTCTCCGGCGCCACTTGCTCCTTCAATCGAGTTAGCATACTTTCAAGGGCAAAGCCTCAGTGGAAAAGGGGACAATAAcccctctaaattttaaatttttacatataatataaattatatataaattctaGTTTAATTCCTTCTAATTTTTCATCTAGCTCTGCCCTTACATACTTTCACTTGGCGCCAACTCACTTACTCTCGTTGGCTCACTCCCACCATCTATCTCTGTCTCACTGAGTTGACTCAGCTCATCCTCTCACGTTGAATTGTCACTGATTCCATCCCTAGAAACTCGACCTGAAACTCAAAAAACACTGAGTCATCTCTTTATCCATCAACCACTTCACAGTGGTCATACACTGATACACTCGTACCCTCAACCTTCCTGTTATCCTTCCCTCTGAGGAATTCCACACTTTTGTTGGCCCTCCTTTCACAATTTGCTAGAACAAAAAATCCACCACAACCATAAAAATGACATCATTGAGAGGCTCTCGAAGATTCTCATGAAGATGAACGAGGTCCAAAACGGCGCTGCTTCACACGCTCGAGCATTAAATTAGGAACGAGGTGATGGAAGGAGTTGGCAGCATTAAATTAggaaaatttgagaaaaatactttttttttcttcggtTGGATATTTTTCACTTATTATTTTGCGTATGTGATAGAGAGATGTGTATCACAAAATGATATGAGAAGAGAAGAGTTTTACGATGCTATgaattatacatatatacatattggtgcttccaattttttttgtattattttattttttaaacaaacgATCACAAATTGCGGATTTGTGTTTTtggaaattaaaaattttaatattgaaattggatcattcaatttttttttcaaaaataaaaaaatttaaaagtataaattagACTTTTCAATTTGtagtttatcttttttttaacaaatcgGACCATACAATTTAAATAGGTGGGTTCTCTGGTAGCATGATTTTAGGTGGCTAAGTGTGGCTAATGTTTGACAGGCCAATGACATGTTAACATGTGACAAGTGGTGAATCTTATGTATAAGTGCACTAACTGTGTGTCAAAAGGATCTCTTTAGTGTTGAGCGCCTAACTTTGTGAGGTTTACTGTAGGGACAATGGAGTaattttgacttaaaaaaaatgACTATGACATGGGCTGACTAAAGTGTGAGTGGACAAAAACACTAAAATTAAGGTGAAGAGGGCAATGtagaggaaaaaaaataaagaaaggtttttcttttttattattttaggatGAGATGGATAAATTTCTTTAATGGTGAAATTAAAAAAACGAAAATAGTTCtttaagatttgaattgaaaaacctaaaaaatccgtgttaatacaaaattttcttatattaattataagtaaaattagattcaattacaaaaaatattacttcatCTTTCCTTGTAATTTCTTTTTggaaataatgaaattttttatatataagaaaatttgaatattttaaaataaaaaattagtaaaataataaaataaaaaattaattattattaattttacaatttttataaaatatatattttattatcttaatttaagagtaattaattttttattatcaacttttttttcaatattgatttataaaaaaatcaactttttttttaaatcctgcATATGCTGTTGTACAGATTGCACCCAAATAACAAGGAGATACACAGCCGCAGATCAGAAGAGGCTTCGATGTCGTCAACCACCCTCGCCACGGCACTTGGTTGCGGACCTGGAACGGAACAGTAGTGGCTGAATCTGCTACTCTATGTACCGAATGCGCTCAAACCACAATACAATCGTCatccaaaatccaaaatccTCCCCGGAAACTGTTAGGTACCAGACAAATGACACAGCAAAATATAGagatgaaaaattagaaatttgtataaaatatggaaataattgaataattttctttGAGAATTACAACTTCTCTCTATCACAAGGAGACTACAATAACACTCTCTCTTGACAAAAGGAGAACACACTTCTCTCTATCAAATATAGgagaaaactactcaaagaaATCTTATGTTATTCTATCTGGATGACttgattgaaatgaattaaagaaaaactcaatttaTAGGTGAGTCTCTTCAATATGAACCATCCATCAATTAGAGgtatataattcttttctttttcaaccattaaaATCCTAAGGTTATAAACTAGGATTGTTTATtacctttcattttatttagttattatttatttatttatttattttctaaaattagctTTACTAATTTTCACAATCTCCCACTTAaagctaattttgataaattttcaaaattcatgttgCTTATGTATTCCATAGGCCGTATGAGGATCTACACCATTCAAACTTTT from Arachis duranensis cultivar V14167 chromosome 4, aradu.V14167.gnm2.J7QH, whole genome shotgun sequence encodes:
- the LOC107483393 gene encoding probable pectinesterase 67; this encodes MASSFHASSAIISSIIVSIIILICMPCSAFGFINEKEVIDAPLLTQKLGINRTIKVDINGNGDFKSVQAAIDSIPEGNSNWVILHVRKGVYREKVHIPKTKRYIFMRGNGKGRTAIVWSQSSSDNIDSATFKVEARDFIAFGISFKNEAPTGIAYTSQNQSVAAFVAADKIAFYHCAFFSTHNTLFDYKGRHYYESCYIQGSIDFIFGRGRSIFEGCEIFVIDDKRVTIHGSITAQNRESEREISGFIFNKCRVYGIGGVYLGRAKGPYSRTIFAHSYLSKTVVPEGWTNWSYDGPTKNLYHAEYKCYGPGATREGRASWSRQLSDQEVASFLSVDYIDGKNWLPAWH